The genome window TTCGCCTTCACGCTGTTCCCGAGTGGGCACCTCTTGGGCGCCGCGAGCGTCATGATCGAGAGCGGTGGCCGCAGCGTCTTCCACACCGGGGACGTCAGCAACGTCGATACGCCGGTGGTCAATGCCGCGTGGCTGCCCGAACAGGTCACGCCCGTCGACGCGGTGGTCTCCGAGAGCACCTACGGCGACACCCTGCTTCCCTCCCGCAAGGAACAAGTGCGGACCTTCGTCGCCGCAATCGGCGAGACGCTTCGGGGCGGGGGAAAGGTGCTGATCCCGTCGTTCGCGCTCGGGCGGGCGCAGGAGATCACACAGATCCTCCAGACAAGCATGGCCAGTGGCCTGCTGCCCAGTGTGCCCCTGTACCTCGATGGCCTGACCCGGCAGATGACGCAGACGTACGAGGAACTGCTGCCCCTTCTTCCGCAGGCCTTGCAGAATCGCCGGAAGTCC of Deinococcus sp. Leaf326 contains these proteins:
- a CDS encoding MBL fold metallo-hydrolase, translating into MGEHPPTAMVLTHAHLDHVAGLPVVIRRFPDLQIYCTEATARIAGLVLADTLKVSTEQGFPMFTPGELKRTLERFQPLPYFDRVSDHGFAFTLFPSGHLLGAASVMIESGGRSVFHTGDVSNVDTPVVNAAWLPEQVTPVDAVVSESTYGDTLLPSRKEQVRTFVAAIGETLRGGGKVLIPSFALGRAQEITQILQTSMASGLLPSVPLYLDGLTRQMTQTYEELLPLLPQALQNRRKS